Proteins co-encoded in one Polaromonas vacuolata genomic window:
- a CDS encoding DEAD/DEAH box helicase encodes MFDPSTEELIRQAPSLEGLDNARLSREFTRIYATVVAARMRLRDLVSQTEQNPEARDRALAEVRKEMKFLAELASTQEALISVSPSREDRRSAAFVAGTAHYVLLQAEHLFEDALASRLAVDYVSPEISATILFLIAGASADAAEMAKEIREDLLERNLHRGQLLNAIRDFARGELEAIQPQTQFDNSARDGRAPTDRATDALYHLLYNGLADLSAQMRGEQNSASSVKFARVESLCSFQVVQNSALPIVNVYSGPRHLAVLLKILANDFPEASVANLTPPGGSDPARWLKGVRYISRRRPYLWSNHLDAIRSGYLEAGTSAAISFPTGAGKSTLSELKILATLGKLRDVVFLAPTLSLVDQTARVLDDAFPDADVEREYASDDPFGFDAVRLPSITVMTPERCLALMGFEPKLFESVGLIVFDECHLLHAIDAERNQRAIDSMFCVLNAVELAPDADILMLSAMMSNATEIAGWLQSILNRRCLALSMNWKPTRQVRGCLVYPRSEVTALSTLAQALKKTTAAKLPTKKIVGQMLSRPQGFFGLKQTWDTKNRSDYALLALLEQPVQLALNKHWKLTPNANNVSSAISAAAVDQGSGKILKTLIFCQTTVNANSTAESTRMRLGEYAIPLNQQERELFDLALQELGDVSCLYIETSPNKEVTSSALPHHARLLSAERHLHESLYRRKDGIHVLAATSTLAQGMNLPSQIVLIAGDSRFDAAKNQLERLQAHELLNAAGRAGRAGENSYGFVLVIPSKVVFFDDKDGLIHNHWTSLREIFSQADQCLAIEDPLAPILDAIHLHEENYPASDYFLRRLPVGETEELTESKSKTLLSRTFNAYRRGVAGDAQWLDSRMTSALNAKKRLSDSDEKSDWANVLAAKFGIEPNTLRSLENHLQTPPAETSVVGWVRWLFDWLEANPMAFLGMVRQEGLETLFGKPYLDLKTAEERGPFALKRLYPLLKSWMEGETFVLMEKVYDPGITKPKKCENTRDFVLRVLPDLAYIASLPELVRRASDSLDESWLELERMSGCVRDGLDTLEKLALYQVRGKSGARIACHDAWRVCSFWTAEPANNEDWKALRTRVKDGWEEWLK; translated from the coding sequence GTGTTTGACCCGTCTACAGAAGAGCTGATTCGCCAAGCACCCTCGCTTGAGGGATTGGACAACGCACGTCTTTCGAGGGAGTTCACCAGAATCTACGCGACTGTGGTGGCCGCTCGGATGCGACTAAGAGACTTGGTATCGCAGACTGAGCAGAACCCCGAGGCGCGCGATAGGGCGCTCGCAGAGGTGCGCAAGGAGATGAAGTTCCTGGCGGAGCTGGCCAGTACGCAGGAAGCACTGATTTCGGTAAGTCCCTCGCGAGAAGACCGACGCTCAGCGGCCTTCGTAGCGGGTACCGCACACTATGTACTCTTGCAAGCGGAGCATCTCTTCGAAGACGCGCTGGCGTCGCGTCTTGCCGTGGACTACGTCTCGCCTGAAATCTCCGCAACTATTCTTTTCCTTATCGCTGGTGCGAGCGCTGATGCGGCGGAAATGGCCAAGGAGATTCGCGAAGACCTATTGGAGCGGAACCTTCATCGCGGCCAACTGTTGAACGCAATTAGAGACTTTGCCAGAGGCGAGCTTGAGGCCATACAGCCCCAAACTCAGTTCGACAATAGCGCCCGCGACGGAAGAGCACCAACAGACCGAGCCACTGATGCCCTATACCACCTGCTCTACAACGGTCTTGCAGATTTATCCGCACAGATGCGCGGTGAGCAGAATAGTGCAAGCTCCGTAAAATTCGCACGGGTGGAAAGTCTTTGCTCATTCCAAGTTGTGCAGAATTCTGCGCTTCCTATAGTAAACGTTTATTCCGGGCCGCGGCATCTGGCGGTATTGCTCAAGATTCTTGCAAATGACTTCCCTGAAGCAAGTGTCGCAAACCTTACGCCCCCGGGGGGGAGCGACCCCGCTCGCTGGTTAAAGGGGGTGCGCTATATATCGCGTCGACGGCCATACCTTTGGTCGAATCACCTTGACGCGATACGCAGCGGGTATCTAGAAGCTGGGACTTCGGCGGCAATCAGCTTCCCCACCGGCGCAGGAAAATCCACGCTATCTGAGCTGAAAATTCTGGCAACACTCGGCAAGTTAAGAGATGTCGTATTCTTGGCGCCCACCTTGTCACTTGTCGACCAAACCGCTAGGGTACTCGATGACGCGTTCCCTGACGCCGACGTTGAGCGGGAATACGCCAGCGACGACCCTTTCGGTTTCGATGCAGTTCGACTCCCGTCCATCACCGTCATGACTCCGGAACGGTGCCTAGCACTCATGGGATTCGAGCCTAAGCTCTTCGAGAGCGTGGGCCTCATTGTTTTCGACGAATGTCATCTACTTCACGCCATCGACGCTGAGCGAAACCAGCGCGCCATTGACTCCATGTTTTGCGTTCTCAATGCGGTCGAATTAGCGCCCGACGCGGACATACTGATGCTGTCCGCAATGATGAGTAACGCAACCGAAATAGCGGGCTGGCTGCAGAGCATCCTGAACAGAAGGTGTTTAGCGCTTTCCATGAATTGGAAGCCAACTCGGCAAGTCCGAGGCTGTCTGGTCTATCCGCGCTCGGAAGTGACTGCTCTATCGACCTTGGCCCAGGCGTTGAAAAAAACTACGGCCGCGAAATTGCCGACGAAGAAGATAGTCGGGCAGATGCTGTCACGCCCGCAGGGATTCTTCGGGCTAAAGCAGACGTGGGATACGAAAAACCGTTCCGACTACGCTTTGCTGGCACTGTTGGAGCAGCCTGTGCAACTGGCGCTCAACAAGCATTGGAAGCTGACACCGAACGCAAATAACGTGTCTTCGGCGATTAGCGCCGCCGCAGTTGACCAAGGCTCTGGAAAGATTCTGAAGACGCTCATCTTCTGTCAGACGACGGTTAACGCGAACAGCACGGCCGAAAGTACAAGAATGCGACTTGGCGAATATGCAATTCCGCTGAATCAGCAGGAACGCGAACTGTTTGATTTAGCTCTGCAAGAACTGGGAGACGTCAGCTGCCTTTACATTGAGACCTCTCCAAATAAAGAGGTCACTTCATCAGCGCTCCCACATCACGCTAGGCTTCTGTCTGCAGAACGACATTTGCACGAATCTCTATATCGTCGTAAAGATGGAATTCATGTCTTGGCGGCAACATCGACGCTAGCGCAAGGCATGAACCTGCCTAGTCAAATTGTTTTAATTGCGGGAGACAGCAGATTCGATGCGGCCAAAAATCAGCTTGAAAGGCTTCAAGCGCATGAATTATTGAATGCTGCTGGTCGGGCCGGCCGTGCTGGTGAAAACTCGTATGGTTTCGTCCTCGTTATTCCAAGCAAGGTAGTCTTCTTCGACGATAAAGACGGTCTTATTCACAACCATTGGACGAGCCTTAGGGAAATTTTCTCGCAAGCGGACCAGTGTCTCGCAATTGAGGACCCGCTAGCACCAATTTTGGATGCTATCCATCTTCATGAAGAGAATTATCCCGCGTCTGACTATTTTTTGCGCCGACTCCCGGTGGGGGAGACGGAGGAATTGACTGAATCCAAGTCAAAGACGTTACTCTCGCGCACCTTCAATGCATACCGTAGAGGCGTCGCGGGCGACGCGCAATGGCTTGATTCTCGAATGACGTCGGCCCTCAATGCCAAGAAGCGACTTTCTGACTCCGACGAAAAATCGGATTGGGCCAACGTCCTTGCCGCGAAATTTGGCATCGAGCCGAATACATTGAGGTCGTTAGAAAACCACCTTCAGACTCCTCCTGCGGAGACGTCTGTTGTCGGCTGGGTTCGATGGCTTTTTGATTGGCTCGAGGCAAATCCAATGGCGTTCCTCGGAATGGTTCGACAGGAGGGGCTTGAGACATTGTTCGGAAAGCCGTACTTGGACTTGAAGACCGCTGAAGAGCGCGGCCCTTTTGCACTTAAGCGGCTGTACCCTCTACTGAAATCCTGGATGGAGGGCGAGACGTTCGTTCTTATGGAAAAGGTGTACGACCCAGGTATTACTAAGCCGAAAAAGTGCGAGAACACACGCGATTTTGTTCTACGCGTACTCCCAGACCTTGCGTATATCGCCTCCTTGCCTGAACTCGTTCGTCGCGCGAGCGATTCATTGGACGAGTCGTGGTTGGAACTGGAACGCATGAGTGGATGTGTCCGAGACGGGCTGGACACGCTAGAGAAGCTTGCCCTGTACCAAGTGCGTGGCAAATCCGGCGCTCGCATCGCATGTCATGACGCTTGGCGTGTCTGTTCGTTCTGGACCGCCGAGCCTGCCAACAACGAAGACTGGAAGGCGCTGCGCACGAGAGTTAAGGATGGTTGGGAGGAGTGGCTCAAGTGA
- a CDS encoding cysteine hydrolase family protein, which translates to MKKALIVIDIQNDYFPGGAFTLENADEACKGAVEAIEQAKRDGWLVIGVQHVSTPDSPLFKPDTEGVKIHSAVAAALGDAPIVVKSEADSFFKTNLEQIVRDAGITDLYLTGMMTQHCVTHTALSSQARDMKVHIIAKGCAAPAKALSDLALQGLSARCRVE; encoded by the coding sequence ATGAAAAAAGCATTGATCGTTATCGATATTCAGAATGATTACTTTCCTGGTGGCGCGTTCACTTTGGAAAATGCCGACGAAGCTTGCAAAGGTGCTGTGGAGGCCATTGAGCAAGCGAAACGCGATGGCTGGCTGGTGATAGGGGTGCAGCACGTCAGCACTCCAGATTCCCCCCTTTTCAAGCCCGATACCGAAGGTGTGAAAATTCACAGCGCTGTCGCTGCCGCATTGGGTGATGCGCCCATCGTCGTAAAAAGTGAAGCCGACAGTTTCTTCAAAACGAATTTGGAGCAAATCGTGCGCGACGCTGGCATCACCGACCTTTATCTCACCGGCATGATGACCCAGCACTGCGTTACCCACACGGCTCTGTCCTCGCAAGCGCGCGACATGAAGGTTCACATCATCGCCAAAGGCTGTGCCGCCCCCGCCAAAGCCTTGAGCGACCTGGCCCTGCAAGGTCTGAGCGCTCGCTGTCGCGTGGAGTAG
- a CDS encoding sensor histidine kinase: protein MKHGLSLRRQLLLWLLLPQLVLWLGGGILTYRVALNYAEKGLDQSLTQSVRSLARQIKPMGSGLLVDFPKAAQAILEEDPVDRVSYMVSSPPGKFLLGNQKIAAPPSGSALGQLVFYRMEIDAKPMRAVALDVAYGDADNPQILRVQLAKSYIARERIAKELVSDLFAPLLLLGLALSVLVYAGIRRGMAPLTRLERQLKQRSAADLTPLEFTTAPTEVHALVDAINRLLAAVRRSMSQEKRFIDDAAHQLRTPLAGLINQTELALDESDAALIKARLHKVHAGAQRSARLVNQLLALARSGSEVPMAQVDLAQLAQDIARELSPRAVAMKVDLGYEGQAHATMHGSATLLREAVMNLIDNALRYGVSSQAGSEPTVTVSVHQEAAHLVLAVEDNGLGLNQAQREHVFERFWRGSDLPGGCGLGLAIVQEIAQRHGGQVSVTQAQPQGLRVSLQF from the coding sequence GTGAAACACGGCTTGTCGCTACGGCGCCAGCTCTTGCTGTGGCTGTTATTGCCCCAGCTCGTGCTTTGGCTAGGGGGTGGCATTTTGACTTATCGGGTGGCGCTTAATTACGCTGAAAAAGGCTTAGACCAATCGCTCACGCAATCAGTACGCTCATTGGCACGCCAAATAAAGCCCATGGGTTCTGGACTACTAGTGGATTTTCCTAAGGCGGCGCAAGCCATTCTTGAGGAAGACCCGGTGGACCGCGTGAGTTATATGGTGTCGTCGCCGCCGGGGAAATTTCTACTGGGAAATCAAAAAATAGCGGCGCCACCGTCCGGGTCTGCGCTTGGTCAGCTGGTGTTTTATCGCATGGAAATCGACGCCAAGCCCATGCGCGCAGTCGCCTTGGATGTTGCTTATGGGGACGCCGATAACCCGCAAATACTGCGCGTTCAATTGGCTAAAAGTTATATCGCGCGGGAACGCATTGCTAAAGAATTGGTGAGCGATTTGTTCGCCCCCTTGCTGCTACTTGGCTTGGCGCTCAGCGTGCTGGTGTATGCCGGCATTCGGCGCGGCATGGCGCCGCTGACCCGGCTGGAAAGGCAACTCAAGCAACGCTCGGCGGCCGACCTCACCCCGCTGGAATTCACCACTGCACCTACAGAGGTGCATGCACTGGTCGACGCAATCAACCGCCTGCTGGCGGCAGTGCGCCGCAGTATGAGTCAAGAAAAGCGCTTTATTGACGACGCCGCCCATCAATTGCGCACGCCATTGGCTGGACTGATTAATCAAACTGAACTGGCGTTAGATGAAAGTGATGCGGCTTTGATTAAGGCGCGTTTGCATAAAGTGCATGCCGGGGCGCAGCGAAGTGCACGCCTTGTGAACCAGTTGCTGGCCTTGGCGCGCAGTGGCTCAGAAGTGCCCATGGCGCAAGTCGACTTAGCGCAATTGGCGCAAGACATCGCGCGTGAACTAAGCCCGCGCGCTGTCGCTATGAAAGTTGATCTTGGCTATGAGGGCCAAGCGCACGCCACTATGCATGGCTCGGCTACTTTGCTGCGCGAAGCCGTGATGAATCTAATAGACAACGCCTTGCGTTACGGCGTGAGCAGTCAAGCTGGCAGCGAACCCACCGTGACCGTGTCAGTGCATCAAGAAGCGGCGCATCTGGTGCTGGCGGTAGAAGACAACGGCCTGGGCTTGAATCAAGCGCAGCGCGAACATGTTTTTGAACGGTTTTGGCGCGGCAGCGATTTGCCCGGTGGTTGTGGCTTGGGCTTGGCCATAGTGCAAGAAATTGCGCAGCGTCACGGCGGTCAGGTCAGTGTGACGCAGGCGCAACCTCAGGGTTTGCGGGTATCACTGCAGTTCTAA
- a CDS encoding glycoside hydrolase family protein, with translation MKAELIKQLRRDEKEVLTAYQDHLGFATIGVGRLIDKRKGGGITQEESAYLLNNDINAREADLLRRAPWMALLDPVRFGVMMNMSFQMGVDGLLEFKNTLALVKDGDYDTAAEAMLQSLWARQTPERAKRLSNQMKSGIWQ, from the coding sequence ATGAAAGCAGAACTAATTAAACAACTTCGACGCGATGAGAAAGAAGTGTTGACGGCATATCAAGATCATCTCGGATTTGCCACGATTGGCGTTGGCCGGCTAATTGATAAACGCAAGGGTGGCGGCATAACGCAAGAAGAATCTGCCTACCTGCTGAACAATGACATCAATGCGCGCGAGGCCGATTTACTGCGGCGCGCACCTTGGATGGCTTTGCTCGATCCGGTGCGCTTCGGCGTAATGATGAACATGTCTTTTCAGATGGGCGTTGATGGCCTGCTTGAGTTCAAAAACACGCTAGCTTTGGTAAAAGATGGCGACTACGACACTGCTGCGGAAGCAATGCTGCAGTCGCTATGGGCGCGACAAACGCCAGAACGTGCTAAGCGTCTGAGCAACCAGATGAAGTCCGGAATTTGGCAATGA
- a CDS encoding type IV toxin-antitoxin system AbiEi family antitoxin domain-containing protein: protein MGTSQSLLFRQVLIDLPRGTPMTTATLSKHGIQAKQAARLAATGWLQRLGHGVYLLPGDKLDRDASLAALAQLSPGMHVGAKTALAWWGVRHNLGIGPAMTLWGEKPMTLPAWFVTSFPARYQVTHLFDAAMPADLGLATVPAGRSDVLVSTPERAMLELLSDVGKQQGLEEARNLLEAIRTPRMPVLEQLFSHLTRIKVVRLAADLAEDLDLPWMGMALRHSQRLGGGSRWVSSTKTGDRLDLRRPK, encoded by the coding sequence ATGGGAACTTCACAAAGTTTATTATTCCGGCAAGTACTAATCGATCTTCCTCGGGGCACTCCGATGACGACGGCGACATTGAGCAAGCACGGTATTCAGGCCAAGCAGGCTGCACGTCTGGCTGCGACTGGGTGGCTCCAACGATTGGGGCACGGGGTGTACTTGCTGCCTGGCGACAAACTTGACCGCGACGCCAGCCTGGCCGCGCTGGCACAACTCTCCCCCGGTATGCATGTTGGTGCCAAAACCGCGCTGGCGTGGTGGGGAGTGCGCCACAACCTAGGCATCGGGCCAGCGATGACGCTGTGGGGTGAAAAGCCCATGACGCTTCCTGCCTGGTTTGTGACGTCCTTTCCCGCTCGCTATCAGGTCACTCATCTTTTTGATGCAGCAATGCCCGCAGATCTTGGGCTGGCGACTGTGCCAGCCGGCAGAAGCGATGTGCTGGTCTCGACACCGGAGCGGGCCATGCTCGAACTTCTCAGCGACGTGGGCAAACAGCAAGGGCTTGAGGAGGCCCGCAATTTGTTAGAGGCAATCCGCACACCGAGGATGCCAGTTCTGGAACAGCTTTTCTCTCACCTGACCCGAATCAAGGTCGTCCGTCTTGCTGCTGATCTTGCAGAGGATTTGGATCTGCCCTGGATGGGAATGGCTCTTAGACACAGCCAACGGCTGGGCGGCGGCAGTCGTTGGGTGTCGAGCACGAAAACCGGTGATCGGCTGGATTTGAGGCGCCCCAAATGA
- a CDS encoding TauD/TfdA family dioxygenase, producing MNITTLTARTDTLVVTWTDSTSTPFPTIWLRDNCPSGLHAETHERLLDLLSIDEAPILTSAAIDGETAVLIYADGHISRMPISLLNAHRPGQSRFDAADISAQHWRADHGAANISRHAAAFILADDFALKNWMQDTAKFGLTIVDQLQDRTNAGVEIAERIGFLRITNFGSTFEVVNKPDPNNLAYTSVALPLHTDLPNQEVPPGYQFLHCLANEAVGGGSLFADGFAMAEDLRIEDQEAFQLLCDVAIPFRFHDENADIGVYRPVITLGSKGEVIEIRYNAHLAGIFDMPAEIMPAYYRAYRAFMAKTRDPKYRLTLKLKAGEMVVFDNRRVLHGRDAFDPSTGFRHLHGCYVDRGEFFSRLRLLMHETDVAIA from the coding sequence ATGAATATAACGACTCTTACGGCCCGTACCGACACGCTTGTCGTGACTTGGACTGACAGCACCAGCACACCTTTTCCAACCATCTGGCTGCGCGATAATTGCCCCTCTGGTTTGCATGCAGAAACCCATGAGCGCTTGCTCGATCTGCTGTCAATTGACGAAGCACCAATCCTAACGTCGGCCGCAATTGACGGCGAAACAGCCGTGCTGATCTATGCCGATGGTCATATTAGCCGCATGCCTATTTCATTGTTGAACGCGCATCGTCCGGGCCAATCAAGATTTGACGCTGCCGACATATCTGCGCAGCATTGGCGTGCAGATCACGGTGCGGCAAACATCTCACGTCACGCGGCTGCCTTCATTCTTGCAGACGATTTTGCGCTTAAAAACTGGATGCAAGACACTGCAAAATTTGGTTTAACAATCGTTGACCAGCTACAAGATCGTACAAATGCAGGTGTCGAGATTGCTGAACGGATCGGCTTTTTACGGATCACAAACTTCGGATCCACATTTGAGGTCGTCAATAAACCCGATCCAAACAACCTTGCCTACACTTCAGTTGCTTTGCCCCTTCACACCGATTTGCCCAACCAAGAAGTGCCTCCAGGTTATCAATTCTTGCATTGCTTGGCCAACGAAGCTGTGGGTGGGGGATCGCTGTTTGCGGATGGTTTTGCGATGGCTGAGGACCTTAGGATTGAAGATCAAGAGGCGTTTCAGCTGTTGTGCGACGTCGCTATTCCTTTCCGTTTTCATGATGAAAATGCGGATATTGGAGTTTATAGACCAGTCATCACGCTTGGATCTAAAGGCGAAGTCATCGAGATCCGCTACAACGCGCATTTGGCTGGCATTTTCGACATGCCTGCTGAGATCATGCCTGCCTATTACCGTGCTTACCGAGCCTTTATGGCCAAAACACGAGATCCAAAATACCGCCTCACATTGAAATTGAAAGCGGGCGAGATGGTCGTATTCGATAACCGGCGCGTTCTGCATGGACGGGATGCTTTTGATCCATCCACAGGATTTCGGCACCTTCATGGATGCTATGTAGACCGGGGTGAATTCTTTTCGCGTCTGCGGCTATTGATGCACGAAACTGACGTTGCCATTGCATAG
- a CDS encoding response regulator transcription factor: MAHLLIIEDDDLLRDGLTDLLKQTGHTVCSSADGLAAQTVLTDQVIDAVLLDLGLPKLDGMSLLRWIRQHFENLPVMILTARDGVNDRVEGLLEGADDYLTKPFNNAELAARVQALLRRARLPAFNTETRAITTPDATQCLQIDSQLPRVWIYGQVQDLTQREWELLGLLHLRLNQVVSREDVASAWQHDSAEPTASNALEVYVHRLRRKLLGSNLNIRNVRGLGYMLEPV; the protein is encoded by the coding sequence ATGGCTCACTTATTAATTATTGAAGACGACGATTTGCTGCGCGACGGTCTTACCGACCTGCTCAAGCAAACTGGCCATACGGTTTGCAGCAGCGCTGACGGTTTGGCTGCGCAAACTGTGCTGACCGATCAAGTTATCGACGCAGTGTTGCTTGATTTGGGTTTGCCCAAGCTGGACGGGATGAGCTTGCTGCGCTGGATACGTCAGCATTTTGAAAATCTGCCAGTGATGATATTGACGGCTCGGGACGGTGTGAATGACCGCGTGGAAGGCTTGCTTGAAGGGGCGGACGACTACCTCACCAAACCTTTTAACAATGCCGAACTCGCAGCCCGTGTGCAAGCGCTGCTGCGGCGCGCGCGCTTGCCGGCTTTTAATACGGAGACCCGGGCGATCACCACGCCAGACGCTACGCAATGTCTGCAGATTGACAGCCAATTGCCGCGGGTCTGGATTTATGGCCAAGTTCAAGACTTGACGCAGCGCGAATGGGAGTTGCTGGGCTTGCTGCATCTGCGCCTTAACCAAGTGGTTAGCCGTGAAGACGTGGCGTCTGCTTGGCAACATGATTCTGCCGAACCTACTGCATCGAACGCATTAGAGGTCTATGTTCACCGCTTGCGCAGAAAGTTGCTGGGCTCGAATCTAAACATTCGCAATGTTCGCGGACTTGGCTATATGTTGGAGCCGGTGTGA
- a CDS encoding UvrD-helicase domain-containing protein: protein MKLINVSRDQKYLYIQTDEGSRKQSLNWRGVDQLEKKCRSLIGHEIIHTTSGAWDKDVWFQDVTLNKAAQNVVPIGSDSSMSFDGQFSLGKTWASRSVRRIYGPPGTGKTTKLVNIAKAAIEGGIRPEDIGYFAFTNVAADEARDRIANNLDLEPARFANFSTLHSLTTRMGGNEGKSLCQKEHLQRFDSNIGTREEWLRAGDPFSVVVRPEHPVLSQYSIMFNRKQQKPTFEGKSLDDALSILSRYYGLIIDTSRVAEFTEKYFQEYEFFKKSNNLADFNDVIFSVAKASFPAEKIPTFELLIIDEAQDLSALQWDVVTKLSSKAKETIIAGDDDQAIMESFGAAPHLFNEFPTTVPDEVLPVSYRLPRNIKNFVDKHVVPKLGNRSDRKHKEWSENVDAIDDGEVIRSITKKAINPSDKPVPEPLSINKLLRIIEAFKDEEWLIMAPTRATCNQISTGLAALKVPHFCHRQDVLGTDNKIHVQTIHTSKGMGSDNAALVSVSRGDSFLLDKDARLLYVALTRAKKRLFIANR, encoded by the coding sequence TTGAAGTTAATCAACGTCTCACGAGATCAAAAATATCTTTACATCCAGACCGACGAAGGAAGCAGGAAGCAGTCTCTGAATTGGCGTGGCGTCGATCAACTAGAAAAGAAATGTCGATCATTAATTGGTCACGAAATTATTCACACGACATCTGGAGCGTGGGACAAAGATGTTTGGTTCCAGGATGTCACACTCAATAAAGCTGCGCAGAACGTTGTTCCTATAGGCTCTGATTCGTCTATGTCGTTCGATGGCCAATTTTCACTTGGCAAGACGTGGGCATCAAGGTCTGTCAGACGCATCTATGGACCACCAGGCACAGGAAAGACAACCAAGCTGGTGAATATCGCCAAGGCGGCCATTGAGGGGGGGATTCGCCCCGAAGATATTGGCTACTTTGCCTTCACCAATGTGGCGGCAGATGAGGCGCGAGATCGAATTGCGAACAATCTTGACCTAGAGCCTGCACGATTTGCAAATTTCTCAACACTGCATAGTCTCACTACCAGAATGGGGGGGAACGAGGGCAAGAGCCTTTGCCAGAAAGAGCATCTACAGCGCTTTGACTCCAACATCGGCACGCGAGAGGAATGGCTTCGAGCTGGGGATCCGTTTAGTGTCGTCGTAAGACCTGAACACCCTGTACTCAGTCAGTACAGCATCATGTTCAACCGCAAGCAACAGAAGCCCACCTTCGAAGGTAAGTCACTGGATGATGCCCTGAGCATCCTGAGTCGCTATTACGGTCTGATCATCGACACATCAAGGGTTGCAGAATTCACAGAAAAATACTTTCAGGAATACGAATTCTTCAAGAAGTCAAACAACTTAGCTGACTTCAACGATGTGATTTTCTCGGTCGCGAAGGCGTCCTTTCCCGCAGAGAAGATTCCAACTTTTGAGCTCCTTATCATCGATGAGGCCCAAGACTTGAGCGCCTTACAGTGGGATGTTGTCACGAAGCTCTCCAGCAAGGCGAAAGAGACCATCATTGCCGGAGACGACGATCAGGCGATCATGGAATCTTTTGGTGCTGCGCCGCACCTGTTCAACGAGTTTCCAACGACAGTCCCCGATGAGGTTCTACCCGTTTCGTATCGCCTCCCGCGGAACATCAAGAACTTCGTCGACAAGCACGTTGTTCCCAAGCTAGGAAATCGTTCGGATCGCAAGCATAAGGAGTGGTCCGAGAACGTTGATGCCATAGACGATGGGGAGGTGATTCGTTCGATCACAAAAAAGGCCATAAATCCCTCGGACAAGCCAGTGCCTGAGCCACTGAGCATCAACAAGCTTCTCAGAATAATTGAAGCTTTTAAGGACGAAGAGTGGCTAATCATGGCTCCCACACGAGCTACGTGCAATCAGATCTCTACTGGATTGGCTGCACTCAAAGTCCCACACTTCTGCCACCGACAAGACGTCTTGGGGACAGACAACAAAATTCACGTTCAAACTATCCACACATCAAAGGGTATGGGATCGGATAACGCCGCGCTCGTATCAGTATCGCGCGGCGACAGCTTCCTGCTGGATAAGGACGCCAGACTGCTTTACGTTGCTTTGACCCGAGCCAAGAAGAGACTCTTCATCGCAAACCGATAA
- a CDS encoding IS3 family transposase, with protein sequence MVHTDQGSQYVSNAYRKILRESLLILSMSRRENCWSTPFNAVAESFFATLKKQAIHGEYFATRELAKQAVFEYIEAYYNRIRRHSTVGWLSPLNFENLYYQSFEDSAVH encoded by the coding sequence ATGGTTCACACCGATCAGGGATCGCAATACGTGTCGAACGCGTACCGCAAAATACTCAGAGAAAGTTTACTTATTCTAAGCATGAGTAGACGCGAAAATTGTTGGAGTACGCCATTTAACGCCGTAGCAGAATCATTCTTCGCCACACTGAAAAAGCAAGCTATTCACGGTGAATACTTTGCAACCCGAGAGCTAGCTAAGCAGGCAGTCTTTGAATACATAGAGGCTTATTACAATCGCATTCGCAGGCATTCAACCGTTGGCTGGCTAAGCCCACTTAACTTTGAAAATCTGTATTACCAATCTTTTGAGGACTCTGCTGTCCATTAA